In Intestinibacillus sp. Marseille-P6563, a single genomic region encodes these proteins:
- the rplI gene encoding 50S ribosomal protein L9 — MKVILKADVKGKGKKGDLIEVSEGYGRNFLLPRGLADLATADNLNLKRQADEAQARRIALEQQNARDIAAKLKELKVEVRAKGGAGGRLFGAVTAKEISEALKAQHGIEVAKNKIVLEEPIKAFGTYMVKAKLYTEIPGEIHVQVIEA; from the coding sequence ATGAAAGTCATTTTAAAAGCAGACGTAAAGGGCAAAGGTAAGAAGGGCGACCTCATTGAGGTCAGCGAAGGCTATGGCCGCAACTTCCTGCTGCCGCGCGGCCTGGCCGATCTGGCAACGGCTGATAACCTCAACTTAAAGCGTCAGGCCGACGAAGCCCAGGCGCGCCGCATTGCGCTCGAGCAGCAGAACGCGCGCGACATCGCGGCAAAGCTCAAGGAACTCAAGGTCGAAGTGCGCGCCAAGGGCGGTGCAGGCGGCCGTCTGTTCGGCGCTGTAACCGCCAAGGAAATCTCCGAGGCGCTCAAGGCGCAGCACGGCATCGAAGTGGCCAAGAATAAGATCGTGCTGGAAGAGCCGATCAAGGCCTTTGGCACATACATGGTCAAGGCCAAGCTGTACACCGAGATCCCGGGCGAAATCCACGTACAAGTTATCGAAGCATAA
- a CDS encoding DHH family phosphoesterase: protein MDKKLKQIIQPGYHFYFAIFLVFSLSCAYVSYVMSGIGIVVCLLMYLVYRHREKRRRSEMMRYLQSVTLDAGQTTRSSIIDFPLPTVIVRASTNETLWANDAFCEVTGRWDCAPNVKFYDLAPDFNTHWLAEGKRQYPGELQIDQNFFWVYGSLMTEKEADEVLLVLYFVPCTEYIHCRDRYTLSRPVVSIISIDNYEELTKNATDSEKSIILAEIDRKIAQWAKDSRSLLRKYDRDKYIFVLENGDLTKLAGKKFTVLDEVRSIQSRSGVIATLSIGIGKDGATFAECFHFAGVALDMALSRGGDQVVIKTKYNFEFFGGLSKELEKRTKVKSRVVANALMQLIRESSRVLIMGHQSSDMDSVGAAIGMACAVRVHGKPVNIVLRRDRTLAQELIDKIEAVEGNENLFMEPGEAMVLCDYNTLLIVVDTNRPDYVESPPLLESINKVAVIDHHRRAASYIENFALNLHEPYASSASELVSELLQYMVQTSEIRREEAECLLAGIYLDTKGFSIKTGVRTFEAAAYLKRAGAEMVAVKKMFQSTFDEYMMCQKVISTAHDCGGGIILAISDEPIEDRALAAKAADSLLGIIGVRASIVAFHSGEDTIVSARSFGQVNVQIVMEKLGGGGNITSAGAQLRGVSLEDAEPRLQEAIQEYLEEDDRPDKT, encoded by the coding sequence GTGGACAAAAAGCTCAAACAGATCATCCAACCGGGATATCACTTCTATTTTGCCATCTTCCTGGTGTTCTCCCTGTCCTGCGCCTATGTTTCCTATGTTATGTCCGGCATTGGCATCGTGGTATGTCTGCTGATGTACTTGGTCTATCGCCATCGGGAAAAACGCCGCCGCAGCGAAATGATGCGGTATTTGCAAAGTGTGACACTGGATGCCGGGCAGACCACCCGGTCGTCGATCATCGATTTTCCGTTGCCGACCGTCATCGTGCGGGCTTCGACCAACGAAACCCTGTGGGCCAACGATGCCTTCTGCGAAGTCACCGGGCGGTGGGACTGTGCGCCCAATGTCAAGTTTTATGATTTGGCGCCGGATTTTAACACCCATTGGCTGGCCGAAGGCAAGCGGCAATATCCAGGGGAATTGCAGATTGATCAGAATTTCTTCTGGGTCTATGGCAGCCTGATGACCGAAAAAGAGGCCGATGAAGTACTGCTCGTGCTGTATTTTGTGCCCTGCACCGAATACATCCACTGCCGGGACCGCTATACGCTCAGCCGACCGGTGGTGTCGATCATCTCGATCGACAACTACGAGGAACTGACCAAAAACGCGACCGACTCGGAAAAGTCCATCATTTTGGCCGAGATCGACCGTAAGATCGCCCAATGGGCCAAGGACAGCCGTTCCCTGCTGCGCAAATATGACCGCGACAAGTATATTTTCGTACTGGAAAACGGCGATTTGACCAAGCTGGCCGGCAAGAAATTTACCGTACTCGATGAAGTGCGCTCCATTCAAAGCCGGTCGGGCGTCATCGCGACGCTGTCCATCGGCATCGGCAAAGACGGCGCGACCTTTGCGGAATGCTTCCATTTTGCCGGGGTGGCGCTGGACATGGCGCTTTCCCGCGGTGGTGACCAGGTGGTCATCAAGACCAAATACAATTTCGAATTTTTTGGCGGTCTGTCCAAGGAACTCGAAAAACGCACCAAGGTCAAATCGCGCGTGGTGGCCAATGCGCTTATGCAGCTCATTCGCGAATCGTCCCGGGTGCTCATCATGGGTCACCAGTCGAGCGATATGGACTCGGTCGGCGCCGCAATCGGTATGGCCTGCGCCGTGCGGGTGCATGGCAAACCGGTCAATATTGTGTTGCGGCGGGACCGTACCTTGGCGCAGGAACTGATCGATAAGATCGAAGCCGTGGAAGGCAATGAAAACCTGTTCATGGAGCCGGGCGAAGCCATGGTGCTGTGCGACTACAATACGCTCTTAATTGTGGTCGATACCAACCGGCCCGATTATGTCGAGTCGCCGCCGCTGCTTGAATCGATCAATAAGGTAGCGGTCATCGACCACCATCGCCGGGCGGCCAGCTATATTGAAAATTTTGCACTCAACTTACACGAACCATATGCCTCTTCGGCGTCCGAACTGGTCTCCGAATTGCTGCAATATATGGTCCAGACCAGCGAAATCCGGCGCGAAGAAGCCGAATGCCTGCTGGCTGGCATTTATCTGGATACCAAGGGCTTTTCGATCAAGACCGGCGTGCGGACCTTTGAAGCAGCCGCCTACCTCAAGCGCGCAGGCGCCGAGATGGTGGCCGTCAAGAAGATGTTCCAGTCGACCTTTGACGAATATATGATGTGTCAGAAGGTCATTTCCACTGCGCATGACTGCGGCGGCGGCATTATTCTGGCCATTTCGGACGAGCCGATCGAAGACCGCGCCCTCGCGGCCAAGGCCGCCGATTCGCTTCTCGGTATCATTGGCGTGCGCGCCAGCATTGTGGCATTCCATTCGGGCGAGGATACGATCGTGTCCGCACGCTCGTTTGGACAGGTCAACGTCCAGATCGTCATGGAAAAGCTGGGCGGCGGCGGCAACATTACCTCCGCCGGGGCGCAGCTGCGCGGAGTTTCGTTGGAAGACGCTGAGCCGCGGCTGCAAGAGGCCATCCAGGAATATCTGGAGGAGGACGACCGGCCGGATAAGACATAA
- a CDS encoding VOC family protein, whose translation MQFRFAHNNFNVRDLDRSLAFYQQALGLTETRRINAPDGSFIIVYLSDGSTEHLLELTWLRDWDRAYNLGDNEFHLALTVDDFDAAHARHKEMDCICFENADMGIYFIADPDGYWVEIVPAGA comes from the coding sequence ATGCAATTCCGTTTTGCGCACAACAATTTCAATGTCCGTGACCTGGACCGTTCGCTTGCCTTCTACCAGCAGGCCCTGGGGCTGACAGAGACCCGCCGTATCAACGCACCCGACGGTTCGTTTATCATCGTGTATCTGTCCGATGGTTCGACCGAGCATCTGCTGGAACTGACCTGGCTGCGTGATTGGGACCGCGCCTATAATCTGGGCGACAACGAATTTCATCTGGCACTGACTGTGGACGACTTCGACGCTGCCCACGCCCGCCACAAGGAAATGGACTGCATCTGCTTTGAAAATGCCGATATGGGCATCTACTTTATTGCAGACCCGGATGGCTACTGGGTAGAAATCGTGCCCGCTGGCGCATAA
- a CDS encoding S-layer homology domain-containing protein: MRKKRLAIVVVSIIALCSVMLHASAAEVIQKDGLVYVPDHSVFFADVDEHFTWAVQPVDYLANHQVVSGTDNLIYSPAEELTRADFVTMLTRAYSMNDYVGGGSFADVPEDAYYSDAVSAAKNLGIVAGDEDGNFHPTQPLTRQDAMVMLRRTLDKTGLSFPDGDLSAFSDADSVASYAQADVAALAKAGIISGSDGKLNPTSSVTRAEMAVMLYRAMMLEDDGEGNPVYVARSNVVNLCIGDTFYANVVIENATEGQTYAGLYTCVEMTGEGEDFTATLGDARALDQQITWTDGVLSINGEAVTVAEDCDAICVHPYGSISGGLTSTGGEYKSAAVSLVDGVVTAVYYTK; this comes from the coding sequence ATGCGAAAAAAACGGCTTGCGATTGTCGTGGTATCCATTATCGCGCTTTGTTCGGTCATGCTTCACGCTTCGGCGGCCGAAGTCATCCAGAAGGATGGCCTCGTATATGTCCCGGACCATTCGGTCTTTTTTGCGGACGTCGATGAACACTTTACCTGGGCGGTACAGCCGGTCGATTACCTGGCCAACCATCAGGTGGTCAGCGGTACCGACAACCTGATTTACAGCCCGGCAGAGGAACTGACCCGCGCCGATTTTGTGACCATGCTCACCCGTGCCTATTCGATGAATGATTATGTCGGCGGCGGCAGCTTTGCCGATGTCCCGGAAGATGCCTATTACAGCGATGCGGTCAGTGCTGCCAAGAACCTGGGCATTGTCGCAGGCGATGAGGACGGCAACTTCCATCCCACCCAGCCGCTGACCCGGCAGGATGCCATGGTCATGCTGCGGCGCACGTTGGACAAGACCGGGCTTTCCTTCCCGGATGGTGACCTGTCGGCCTTCTCGGATGCCGATTCGGTTGCTTCTTACGCCCAGGCCGATGTCGCTGCTCTGGCCAAGGCTGGCATCATCAGCGGCTCGGACGGCAAACTGAACCCCACTTCGTCGGTCACCCGTGCCGAAATGGCGGTCATGCTGTACCGCGCCATGATGCTGGAAGACGACGGTGAGGGCAATCCGGTCTATGTTGCGCGTTCCAATGTCGTCAACCTATGTATCGGTGATACATTCTACGCCAATGTGGTCATTGAAAACGCGACCGAGGGCCAGACCTATGCCGGCCTTTACACCTGTGTCGAGATGACCGGCGAAGGTGAGGACTTCACCGCGACGCTGGGCGATGCGCGTGCGCTCGACCAGCAGATCACCTGGACCGACGGGGTGCTGAGCATCAACGGCGAAGCGGTCACGGTCGCGGAGGACTGCGATGCGATCTGTGTCCATCCGTACGGCTCCATTTCGGGCGGTCTGACATCGACCGGCGGCGAATACAAGAGCGCGGCCGTATCTCTGGTGGACGGCGTGGTCACGGCAGTTTACTACACCAAGTAA
- the rpsT gene encoding 30S ribosomal protein S20 gives MPNIKSAKKRVKVTKVKAMQNQMAKSALKTVLKKFDAAIVSGDKAAAEAAYKAAVKAVDKAAAKHLMHKNAASNKKSAMTLKLNAVG, from the coding sequence ATGCCGAATATTAAGTCTGCAAAGAAGCGTGTCAAGGTCACCAAGGTAAAGGCGATGCAGAACCAGATGGCGAAGAGCGCGCTGAAGACCGTTCTCAAGAAGTTTGACGCGGCGATCGTCAGCGGTGACAAGGCCGCGGCCGAGGCTGCTTACAAGGCTGCCGTTAAGGCGGTGGATAAGGCTGCTGCAAAGCATCTTATGCACAAGAATGCTGCCTCCAACAAGAAGAGCGCAATGACTCTGAAGCTCAACGCGGTTGGCTAA
- the gpr gene encoding GPR endopeptidase, with protein sequence MNHAYRTDLAMESLEMSRRQAQNAGALSGVRSREREIEGFSVTSVEILDEQGAAQIGKPVGIYETFCLDALMRREEDAFPRACRALADLTRGLLPEHADGPALVIGLGNRQITPDAVGPRAADYIIATRHLTTQAPEYFASWRPVSALAPGVLGQTGVEVGELLAAVAKAVQPSVILAVDALAAGSLTRLSRTVQLTNAGIVPGSGVHNARAALNEQTLGVPVIALGVPTVVDGATLVAELTGGKAVPPDAAPLIVTTRDIDREVADVSRLIGYALNLALQPDLSPKDIDLYLS encoded by the coding sequence ATGAACCACGCTTACCGCACCGACCTGGCCATGGAATCGCTGGAAATGAGCCGCCGTCAGGCGCAGAATGCCGGCGCGCTTTCGGGCGTGCGCAGCCGCGAGAGGGAAATCGAAGGATTTTCGGTCACTTCGGTCGAGATCCTCGACGAACAGGGCGCGGCCCAGATCGGCAAACCAGTCGGGATCTATGAAACCTTCTGTCTGGATGCCCTGATGCGCCGCGAAGAGGATGCCTTCCCGCGCGCCTGTCGCGCACTGGCCGATCTGACACGTGGGCTGCTGCCCGAACATGCGGACGGCCCAGCCCTTGTGATCGGTTTGGGTAATCGCCAAATCACCCCCGACGCTGTCGGGCCGCGCGCGGCCGACTATATCATCGCCACCCGCCACCTGACCACTCAGGCGCCCGAATATTTTGCTTCCTGGCGGCCGGTTTCAGCCCTCGCCCCCGGCGTGCTGGGACAGACCGGTGTGGAGGTCGGCGAACTGCTCGCCGCCGTGGCAAAGGCCGTGCAGCCGTCGGTCATCCTGGCCGTCGATGCCCTGGCCGCCGGCAGCTTGACCCGACTCAGCCGCACGGTCCAGCTGACCAATGCCGGCATCGTGCCCGGTTCGGGCGTGCACAACGCCCGCGCGGCACTCAACGAGCAGACGCTCGGCGTGCCGGTCATCGCGCTGGGCGTGCCCACGGTGGTGGATGGCGCGACCCTAGTCGCCGAGCTGACCGGCGGCAAGGCGGTGCCGCCCGACGCTGCCCCGCTCATCGTCACCACCCGCGACATCGACCGCGAAGTGGCCGACGTGTCGCGCCTGATCGGATATGCGCTCAATCTGGCGCTCCAGCCCGACCTGAGCCCGAAAGACATCGACTTATATCTGTCATAA
- the spoIIP gene encoding stage II sporulation protein P, producing MKRHPSRRRSGIAVPAFLCLLFAAVLLLGSRAGGDAFAQKILGELAQNETFVSGAFALGTGQYPGETSVHAPRTATAGLEQEPTDEDLAELDMAMENAGLEPQAPASSEPEEIPEVKVNNQSGLDFDLNAMLQNPKTITATDDGPQVLVYHTHATEAYTPSGSDTYEASGDARTLDTNQNVVRVGTELCKVLEERGIKTVHLTDLNDYPSYNGSYGESLRNVQAALEKYPTVKMTIDVHRDAILADDGTKYKLACEQNGQTVAQLMLVMGTNASGLEFDDWNEHLNYAVTLQSQLNADHPGLMRSINLRKQRFNLHLTTGSMLLEVGSSGNTLQEALASVRLFGDTLATYLGAPKS from the coding sequence ATGAAACGACATCCATCCAGACGGCGCAGCGGCATTGCTGTCCCCGCTTTCTTATGCCTGCTGTTTGCGGCTGTCCTGCTGCTGGGCAGTCGGGCAGGGGGCGATGCGTTTGCCCAGAAAATTCTGGGCGAACTCGCGCAAAATGAAACCTTTGTTTCGGGTGCCTTTGCACTGGGCACCGGGCAATATCCCGGAGAAACCAGTGTCCACGCACCTCGCACCGCGACCGCTGGACTGGAACAGGAGCCGACCGACGAAGATTTGGCCGAACTGGATATGGCAATGGAAAACGCCGGACTGGAACCACAGGCTCCGGCGTCGTCCGAACCAGAGGAAATCCCCGAAGTCAAAGTCAACAATCAATCGGGGCTAGACTTTGATTTAAACGCCATGCTGCAAAACCCCAAGACCATCACAGCCACCGATGACGGCCCGCAGGTTCTGGTCTATCATACCCATGCGACCGAAGCCTATACGCCGTCGGGCTCGGATACCTACGAGGCGTCCGGCGATGCGCGCACACTGGACACCAACCAGAACGTCGTGCGGGTGGGCACCGAACTTTGCAAGGTGCTCGAAGAACGCGGCATCAAGACCGTCCACCTGACCGACCTTAACGACTATCCTTCCTATAACGGCTCGTATGGCGAGTCGCTGCGCAACGTACAGGCGGCGCTCGAAAAATATCCCACGGTCAAAATGACCATTGATGTGCACCGCGACGCCATCCTGGCCGACGACGGCACCAAATACAAGCTTGCCTGCGAGCAGAACGGCCAGACGGTCGCCCAGCTGATGCTGGTCATGGGCACCAACGCGAGCGGTCTGGAGTTCGACGACTGGAACGAGCATCTAAACTATGCCGTCACCTTGCAGTCGCAGCTGAACGCCGACCATCCGGGGCTGATGCGCTCGATCAACCTGCGCAAACAGCGCTTCAATCTGCATCTGACCACCGGTTCCATGCTGCTCGAAGTCGGCTCGTCGGGCAATACCTTGCAGGAAGCGCTGGCATCCGTCCGCCTGTTCGGGGATACGCTGGCCACCTATCTGGGCGCGCCCAAATCCTGA
- a CDS encoding spore germination protein, with protein MPVLKLTCSLRENLAAMKALFQGDNTFVTRETESPSGLRCAVFFIDGMVNNLAINQSIIRPLVAYEHPTADADLLAHTVIQINDSKVVPDEQQMLSALLYGDTVILTEGDARPVVVNTKGFSVRSATEPDNERVLRGPREGFTEAFMPNLALIRRRLNDPRLKFSFSRMAGRTNTVVCLCYLEGVTEAGLVEETRRRLDTLSLDGILDANYISETIRDGRFSPFPTLGTTERPDVVVARLLEGRLAILVDGTPVALTAPCILQECLQANDDYYLPTPQAGLARVLRSVGFLLSIAVPALYVALLYYHAELFPTRMLLAIAAAQKGVPLPPLWEIFTLLIVFEILKEAGTRTPGVIGSTMSIVGGLVLGQSAVTARLISAPAVIIVAVAAVTGLASPKLQAAALTLRFLLLLSAAFFGLYGLVFGLSLVLLHLCALHSFGTPYLLNLLPRVHAHTEDRWWRVSWRKMHSRRFLARKEKP; from the coding sequence ATGCCTGTCCTCAAACTCACGTGCTCGCTGCGTGAAAATCTTGCGGCGATGAAAGCACTCTTTCAGGGCGACAATACCTTTGTCACCCGCGAAACCGAAAGCCCGTCCGGGCTGCGCTGCGCGGTCTTTTTTATCGACGGCATGGTCAACAATCTGGCCATCAACCAGAGCATCATCCGCCCGCTCGTGGCCTATGAGCATCCCACGGCGGACGCCGACCTGCTCGCACACACAGTCATCCAAATCAACGACAGCAAGGTCGTGCCCGACGAACAGCAGATGCTCTCGGCCCTGCTCTACGGCGATACGGTCATTTTGACCGAGGGCGACGCCCGCCCCGTGGTGGTCAACACCAAGGGCTTTTCGGTGCGCTCGGCGACCGAGCCGGACAACGAGCGCGTGCTACGCGGCCCGCGCGAGGGCTTCACCGAAGCGTTTATGCCCAATCTAGCCCTCATCCGGCGGCGGCTCAATGACCCCCGGCTCAAATTTTCCTTTTCCCGCATGGCTGGGCGCACCAACACGGTGGTCTGCTTATGTTACCTCGAAGGCGTGACCGAAGCCGGTCTGGTGGAGGAAACCCGCCGCCGGCTCGATACCCTGTCGCTTGATGGCATTTTGGATGCCAACTATATCTCAGAAACCATCCGCGACGGACGGTTTTCCCCCTTCCCTACCCTAGGCACGACCGAGCGACCCGATGTGGTTGTGGCCCGCCTGCTCGAAGGGCGGCTGGCCATTCTGGTGGACGGCACCCCGGTCGCGCTGACCGCGCCCTGCATCTTGCAGGAATGCTTGCAGGCCAACGATGACTACTATCTGCCCACGCCCCAGGCCGGGCTGGCGCGCGTGCTGCGCTCGGTCGGGTTTTTGCTGTCCATTGCCGTTCCGGCGCTCTATGTGGCGCTGCTCTACTACCACGCCGAACTGTTCCCCACCCGGATGCTGCTGGCCATTGCGGCGGCGCAGAAAGGCGTCCCCCTGCCGCCCCTGTGGGAGATTTTCACCCTTTTGATTGTGTTTGAAATTTTGAAAGAAGCCGGGACGCGCACACCGGGCGTCATCGGCTCGACCATGTCGATCGTGGGCGGCCTGGTGCTCGGCCAATCGGCGGTCACGGCCCGGCTGATTTCGGCCCCTGCGGTCATTATCGTGGCGGTCGCGGCTGTGACCGGGTTAGCTTCGCCCAAATTGCAGGCCGCGGCGCTCACGCTGCGCTTTTTGCTGCTGCTGTCGGCTGCCTTTTTCGGGCTGTATGGGTTGGTATTCGGCTTGTCGCTGGTGCTGCTGCACCTGTGCGCCCTGCATTCGTTCGGCACGCCGTATCTGCTCAATCTGCTGCCGCGCGTGCATGCACACACCGAAGACCGCTGGTGGCGTGTCAGCTGGCGGAAGATGCACAGCCGCCGCTTTCTGGCGCGAAAGGAGAAGCCATGA
- a CDS encoding Ger(x)C family spore germination protein — protein MRRYLALLPLFCLLSGCYADGNHRVEINQDAGQILPVSALAIDQHDNGYQMTVESIRQDSLDGDAQPAYFTVEAADFDALFDRADKLLASRLYLSHALVIVVSEPLAQNDLSALVGSLLARPDARLTLRIAVAQNATPDQILRAESITDGIPGLALAALLDERATDGTLADSPLFRILDWQASGQAFSLPVLTPNLDGHTAPGGSIEISPGGDAHA, from the coding sequence ATGAGACGGTATCTTGCTTTGCTGCCCCTGTTCTGTCTGCTCAGCGGCTGTTATGCGGACGGCAACCACCGGGTGGAGATCAATCAGGACGCCGGACAGATTTTGCCCGTGTCGGCACTGGCCATCGACCAGCATGACAACGGTTATCAGATGACCGTGGAAAGCATCCGGCAGGACAGCTTAGACGGCGACGCCCAGCCGGCCTATTTCACCGTGGAAGCAGCCGATTTTGACGCGCTGTTCGACCGCGCCGACAAGCTGCTGGCCAGCCGCCTGTACCTGAGTCATGCGCTGGTGATCGTGGTGAGCGAACCACTCGCGCAAAACGACCTGTCCGCCCTGGTCGGAAGCCTGCTGGCCCGGCCGGATGCCCGGCTGACGCTGCGCATCGCGGTGGCACAGAACGCCACTCCCGACCAGATTTTGCGCGCCGAGTCCATTACCGACGGCATCCCCGGTCTGGCTCTGGCCGCGCTGCTCGATGAGCGCGCGACCGACGGCACCCTGGCCGACAGTCCGCTGTTCCGCATTCTGGACTGGCAGGCCAGCGGACAGGCCTTTTCCCTGCCCGTGCTCACCCCCAATCTGGACGGGCATACCGCCCCGGGCGGCAGCATCGAGATCTCCCCAGGAGGTGACGCCCATGCGTGA
- a CDS encoding PFL family protein, whose protein sequence is MINTRDILETIKMIEEEHLDIRTITMGISLRDLASDDIHVLCDKIYDKITRRAEKLVATGESIERELGIPIINKRISVTPIAMVGATTSALSYVPIAKALDRAAETTGVNFIGGFSALVQKGFAKGDEVLLNSIPEALAVTNNVCSSVNVASTKAGINLDAISLMGHIIKATAEMTKDNQSMGCAKLVVFANAVDDNPFMAGAFHGIGEPETVLNVGVSGPGVVQAAIRRAGNCSIGEVAEIIKKTAFKITRMGQLVGSIASERLGVPFGIVDLSLAPTPAVGDSVARILEEVGLETCGCCGTTAILAMLNDAVKKGGVMASSNVGGLSGAFIPVSEDEGMIAAVNAGVLSMEKLEAMTAVCSVGIDMVAVPGDTSAEVISGLIADEIAIGVVNTKTTAVRVIPAIGKKVGDSVEFGGLLGSAPIMPVSTHSPAKFIHRGGRIPAPIHSLKN, encoded by the coding sequence ATGATTAACACCCGCGACATCCTCGAAACCATCAAAATGATCGAGGAGGAGCATCTGGACATCCGTACCATTACCATGGGCATTTCGCTGCGCGATCTGGCCTCGGATGACATCCATGTGCTCTGCGACAAGATTTACGATAAGATCACCCGCCGCGCCGAAAAGCTGGTGGCAACCGGCGAATCGATCGAGCGCGAACTGGGTATCCCGATCATCAACAAGCGCATTTCGGTCACACCCATCGCCATGGTCGGCGCGACCACCTCGGCGCTCAGCTATGTGCCCATCGCCAAGGCGCTCGACCGTGCGGCAGAGACCACGGGCGTCAACTTTATCGGAGGCTTTTCGGCTCTGGTGCAGAAGGGCTTCGCCAAGGGCGACGAAGTGCTGTTAAACTCCATCCCCGAAGCGCTGGCTGTAACCAACAACGTCTGCTCGTCGGTCAACGTGGCGTCCACCAAGGCAGGCATCAACCTGGATGCCATCAGCCTGATGGGTCACATCATCAAGGCAACCGCGGAGATGACCAAGGATAATCAGTCTATGGGCTGTGCCAAGCTGGTCGTATTTGCCAATGCGGTGGACGACAACCCGTTCATGGCAGGCGCGTTCCACGGCATCGGCGAGCCGGAAACCGTCCTGAACGTCGGCGTATCCGGCCCGGGCGTGGTACAGGCTGCCATCCGCCGCGCGGGCAACTGCTCGATCGGCGAAGTGGCTGAAATCATCAAAAAGACCGCGTTCAAGATCACCCGTATGGGTCAGCTGGTCGGCTCGATCGCGAGCGAACGGCTGGGCGTGCCGTTCGGCATCGTCGATCTGTCGCTGGCCCCGACCCCGGCGGTTGGCGACTCGGTGGCCCGCATTCTGGAGGAAGTCGGTCTGGAGACCTGCGGCTGCTGCGGTACGACCGCGATTTTGGCTATGCTCAACGACGCGGTCAAGAAGGGCGGCGTTATGGCATCCTCCAACGTCGGCGGCCTGTCGGGCGCGTTCATCCCGGTTTCCGAGGACGAAGGCATGATTGCAGCCGTGAACGCAGGCGTTCTGAGCATGGAAAAGCTGGAAGCCATGACCGCTGTTTGCTCGGTTGGTATCGATATGGTCGCTGTGCCGGGCGATACCTCGGCCGAGGTCATCTCGGGTCTGATCGCCGACGAAATCGCCATCGGCGTAGTCAACACCAAGACCACGGCCGTGCGCGTCATCCCGGCCATCGGCAAGAAGGTCGGCGACAGCGTGGAATTCGGCGGCCTGCTGGGTTCGGCGCCCATCATGCCGGTATCCACCCATTCGCCCGCCAAGTTCATCCACCGCGGCGGACGCATCCCGGCGCCTATCCACAGCTTGAAAAACTAA
- a CDS encoding ACT domain-containing protein, with product MRAVITVVGKDRTGIIAKISDTLYQHDVNIVDISQNVMEDMFAMVMLVGIDKCTVDFTTLADLLDKDGEALGMKIHTMHEDIFNAMHRI from the coding sequence ATGCGCGCAGTCATCACCGTGGTCGGCAAAGACCGCACCGGGATCATCGCCAAGATTTCCGATACCCTGTACCAGCACGACGTGAACATCGTCGACATCTCGCAGAACGTTATGGAGGACATGTTCGCCATGGTCATGCTGGTGGGCATTGACAAATGTACGGTCGATTTCACCACCCTGGCCGACCTGCTCGACAAGGACGGCGAAGCGCTTGGCATGAAGATCCACACCATGCATGAGGACATCTTCAACGCCATGCATCGAATTTAA